A part of Desulfobacter sp. genomic DNA contains:
- a CDS encoding prepilin-type N-terminal cleavage/methylation domain-containing protein has translation MSKNKNSGFTLIEVIVSLILVGILASVAGMGIVNATQAFLFSREASVVGQKSAFTMARIRKSLTNMENGSYTKINSNSFSVERAGNIQETFRFDPNTGNLFLVVPNENPHLLSDQVTSFTPAEDADSLKNFSMSLQGCNVPAVTFASSVFPRNNAKGQGVDIGELKNKIPQNAPANLCFIESVFTGREHSNTVRLFRELRDRYLIKHSWTRPLVDFYYGAGPKISNQLDRSPILSGLVKILLMPVVTLVFLFLYFPEGLVIIPFLFWLLAKLGGQLKFAGKYRILKTARGSVLIGLVITILIMGILGAGMVSLFSTNTTNSAFAGLTSRAYYLAEAGIHYALGQYLSRGSDRDFFDRLKLNNNNTLSLPGGGGQFSFQIETYWWDISSAGSTIQVTIPGGTGTGASMPDAIANGDTLSLMMMDHQSGSYEVNDYIVSGKNTETMTLTPTGTNSISSLNTDEPVLPGARTANASVTVQATELGTDSSTTMAIIGNTAGLPPRNGVITFKDTSNFIRVLQYDALVGNTLSGLHYISGMEYPSGGAVIPPNTAITFVKYAVLDSTGTVDPGGLNISQTISYSQPLAEFPSRITGSAGADEVTSLLGTHSGVTIDGVDAIKVDGTEATISYNVVVGADVYQQESLAVVDWSSTGKNMPDFLEDLWERSDKKLSYDLQAKIRFTKAEDDLYSDGHSSDFYLNHPGCYMPGISLRTKGPSMNSYKDWTYYGLSIMRGIQGVSEPINAGCGTAGYRVEEDDISDTLFYNHGSNSNSAQVNTCPGSGSGFNDWNDEPPLDGIPYLILWQKNHSDSIGCDSLASLYVWEWLSYVPLLDYKEVEVKHYYKLDPGKYYYKEGSDIKELTISANDIETHETLQEGTISGDRRNGRALAREYSGGCDPDLVDPTEYVTSYRAYKLRDKYDIFQTESHEGVTILGDYPPGYAVQTPGEPVRDPSTINAGRPKGLPVSEWTIGDNQTVPVGYIVKPYYHLDRDNNSFPKFFDDQASINNKDQYASFAARANYRIYPKEWVTVMARIYELKGNLDCDLSTGDANGLERVNSISAYLSSPDNLGTNDNKKDGIRLGQIPGTVHWPEDGDYFTSAVWGDGLSDKKDGYTSKVVDSPEHFGCDKDNMRIVEWGKDADDDPVMVYTAMFTTGDYNFDTMNIPEFGVHTLGVSSPDMSQATAPELPSGVNIENHRETAYFTDFYWSVVGELSTLFPGVQSQ, from the coding sequence ATGTCTAAAAACAAGAATTCAGGGTTTACCCTTATAGAAGTTATCGTCTCGTTGATTCTTGTGGGTATTCTGGCGTCGGTTGCAGGGATGGGGATTGTGAATGCCACCCAGGCCTTTTTATTTTCCAGGGAAGCGAGTGTCGTGGGCCAGAAAAGCGCATTTACCATGGCAAGGATACGCAAGAGCCTGACGAATATGGAAAACGGCTCCTATACAAAGATCAACAGCAATTCATTCAGTGTGGAGCGGGCCGGAAATATCCAGGAAACCTTCCGGTTTGATCCCAATACCGGCAATTTGTTTCTGGTGGTTCCAAACGAAAACCCACACCTGCTTTCGGACCAGGTAACCTCCTTTACTCCGGCTGAAGATGCAGACTCACTTAAAAATTTTTCCATGTCCCTTCAGGGCTGTAATGTCCCGGCGGTTACCTTTGCCTCTTCTGTTTTTCCCAGAAATAATGCCAAAGGCCAGGGGGTGGACATCGGTGAACTCAAAAATAAAATTCCCCAGAATGCACCTGCGAATCTCTGTTTTATCGAATCCGTTTTTACGGGCAGGGAACATTCAAACACCGTCAGGCTGTTCCGGGAACTGCGGGACCGCTATCTCATAAAGCACTCTTGGACCAGGCCCCTGGTTGATTTTTATTACGGTGCCGGGCCGAAAATTTCGAACCAACTGGACCGGAGCCCCATCTTAAGCGGTTTGGTAAAAATCCTGCTCATGCCAGTGGTAACCCTGGTTTTTCTTTTTCTTTATTTCCCCGAAGGACTTGTGATTATTCCCTTTCTCTTCTGGCTTTTGGCAAAGCTTGGAGGGCAGCTGAAATTTGCCGGGAAATACCGGATTTTAAAAACCGCCAGAGGCAGCGTCCTCATCGGATTGGTCATTACCATATTGATCATGGGGATTCTCGGCGCGGGTATGGTTTCTTTGTTCAGTACCAATACCACCAATTCAGCCTTTGCCGGATTGACCAGCCGGGCATACTATCTGGCCGAAGCCGGTATTCATTATGCCCTGGGCCAGTATCTGAGCCGCGGTTCGGACCGGGATTTTTTTGACCGGCTGAAGCTCAATAATAACAATACCCTTTCCCTGCCCGGAGGAGGCGGACAATTTTCATTTCAGATTGAAACCTATTGGTGGGATATTTCAAGTGCGGGCAGCACCATTCAGGTGACCATACCGGGAGGGACGGGAACCGGGGCGTCCATGCCCGACGCCATTGCTAACGGCGATACCTTGAGCCTCATGATGATGGACCATCAATCGGGAAGCTATGAGGTCAATGATTATATTGTATCTGGAAAAAATACGGAAACAATGACGCTGACCCCTACAGGGACGAATTCCATCAGCAGCCTGAATACCGATGAACCGGTCCTGCCCGGCGCCCGGACCGCAAACGCCTCCGTGACGGTTCAGGCCACGGAACTGGGAACGGACTCCAGCACGACCATGGCCATTATCGGAAATACCGCCGGTTTACCGCCGAGAAACGGGGTGATCACCTTTAAGGATACAAGCAATTTTATCCGGGTGCTTCAATATGATGCCCTGGTGGGCAATACCCTCAGCGGCCTCCACTATATCTCGGGAATGGAATACCCTTCCGGCGGAGCGGTTATTCCGCCCAATACCGCCATAACCTTTGTTAAATATGCTGTGCTGGACAGCACCGGGACCGTTGATCCCGGAGGATTGAATATTTCCCAGACCATTTCTTACAGCCAGCCCCTGGCCGAGTTTCCTTCCAGAATTACAGGGTCCGCAGGTGCCGACGAAGTCACCAGCCTGCTCGGAACACATAGCGGGGTAACCATCGACGGGGTCGATGCCATTAAAGTGGACGGGACCGAAGCGACCATCTCTTATAACGTTGTTGTAGGAGCAGATGTCTATCAGCAGGAATCCCTTGCCGTTGTGGACTGGTCTTCCACAGGGAAAAATATGCCGGATTTTCTGGAAGATCTGTGGGAAAGATCGGATAAAAAGTTGAGCTATGATCTTCAGGCCAAAATCCGATTCACCAAGGCGGAAGATGATCTTTATTCGGATGGCCATAGTTCGGATTTCTACCTGAATCACCCCGGCTGCTATATGCCGGGTATCTCCCTGCGGACCAAAGGGCCTTCAATGAATTCTTACAAAGACTGGACTTATTACGGGCTTTCCATCATGAGGGGAATTCAGGGGGTGTCCGAGCCAATCAATGCCGGATGCGGTACCGCCGGTTACAGGGTGGAAGAAGATGATATTTCAGATACCCTGTTTTACAATCACGGTTCAAATAGCAACTCAGCCCAGGTTAATACCTGTCCGGGTTCAGGCTCGGGTTTTAACGACTGGAATGACGAGCCTCCCCTGGACGGCATACCCTACCTGATTTTATGGCAGAAGAATCATTCCGATTCCATAGGGTGTGACTCTCTTGCGTCACTTTATGTATGGGAATGGCTGTCCTATGTCCCCTTGTTGGATTACAAGGAAGTGGAAGTAAAGCATTATTATAAGCTTGACCCCGGTAAATATTATTACAAAGAAGGCAGCGATATCAAGGAATTGACGATCAGCGCCAATGATATTGAAACCCATGAAACCCTCCAGGAAGGCACCATTTCAGGGGACCGGAGAAACGGGAGAGCGCTTGCCAGAGAATACAGCGGAGGATGTGATCCGGATCTGGTGGATCCCACGGAATATGTTACCTCCTACAGGGCGTATAAACTGAGGGATAAGTATGATATTTTTCAAACAGAATCCCATGAAGGAGTTACCATCCTGGGTGATTATCCTCCCGGATACGCGGTGCAGACTCCCGGGGAACCGGTAAGGGATCCATCCACCATAAATGCTGGACGACCCAAAGGGTTGCCTGTAAGCGAGTGGACCATAGGCGACAACCAGACGGTCCCGGTAGGCTATATCGTTAAACCTTACTATCACCTCGACAGGGATAATAATTCATTTCCTAAGTTTTTTGATGATCAGGCCTCCATCAATAATAAAGACCAATATGCGAGCTTCGCCGCCAGGGCCAATTACAGAATTTACCCCAAAGAATGGGTGACTGTTATGGCCAGGATTTATGAGCTAAAGGGAAATCTGGACTGTGACCTTTCAACCGGGGATGCCAACGGCCTGGAACGGGTCAACTCAATTTCAGCCTATCTGTCTTCACCGGATAACCTGGGAACCAATGATAATAAAAAAGACGGGATCCGGTTAGGACAGATCCCTGGTACGGTTCACTGGCCAGAGGACGGTGATTATTTTACCTCGGCGGTTTGGGGAGATGGACTCTCTGATAAAAAGGACGGGTATACCAGTAAGGTTGTGGATTCGCCTGAGCATTTTGGGTGCGATAAGGATAACATGCGGATTGTGGAATGGGGTAAGGATGCGGATGATGACCCTGTTATGGTGTATACCGCAATGTTTACCACGGGCGACTACAATTTTGACACCATGAATATTCCCGAGTTCGGGGTTCATACCCTGGGCGTCAGCAGCCCGGATATGAGCCAGGCCACTGCCCCGGAGCTTCCCAGCGGAGTAAATATAGAGAATCATAGGGAAACCGCTTATTTTACCGATTTCTATTGGTCGGTCGTGGGAGAGTTGAGTACGCTTTTCCCGGGGGTGCAGAGCCAGTAG
- a CDS encoding prepilin-type N-terminal cleavage/methylation domain-containing protein: MIIPVELKNQKGFSLIEVIITLIVVSILGAMLVSYTGTALEKSAQPVADAIDSQSVSSCMDSIVQYYRNELFEAEGPTYDVNELDSRIASGGFAATCSANLNITRSWVRYDPGSGDLASGTSTDMLRVDVNGTSGVSYTMIFSSKE; this comes from the coding sequence ATGATCATACCCGTTGAATTGAAAAATCAGAAGGGGTTTTCCCTGATAGAAGTCATCATCACCTTGATTGTGGTTTCGATCCTGGGGGCCATGCTGGTGTCCTACACCGGTACCGCCCTGGAGAAAAGTGCCCAGCCCGTTGCTGACGCCATTGACAGCCAGTCCGTAAGCTCCTGCATGGACAGTATTGTCCAGTACTACCGGAATGAGCTTTTTGAAGCAGAGGGGCCCACCTATGATGTCAATGAACTGGATTCAAGGATTGCGTCCGGTGGATTCGCTGCAACCTGCAGCGCCAATCTGAACATCACCAGATCATGGGTCCGGTATGATCCAGGCTCCGGCGACCTGGCATCCGGCACCAGCACAGATATGCTCCGGGTGGATGTAAACGGAACATCGGGCGTCTCTTACACCATGATTTTTTCTTCCAAAGAATGA
- a CDS encoding serine protease produces MKSHIFHSKTLLFSLMFLCSTLVFATLNAGAASGYSALASKIRPGVVTILVYDYTGQLKSVGSGFFYNDQGDILTNSHVLLKNHRAEIKTMSGKKYAVGAIISRDEKGDIVKAKTHVPKTTPFLKPASKPPVSGENIMVVGSPMGLEQTVSEGIVSAWRKIKGIGKVIQISAPISPGSSGGPVLNMNGDVVGVATFQLVQGQNLNFAMPIKDFFEKENRQSRPKTKKLSIRKSKTGVIIIE; encoded by the coding sequence ATGAAATCACATATATTCCATTCTAAAACGCTTCTGTTTTCGTTGATGTTTCTCTGTTCCACCCTTGTTTTCGCAACATTAAATGCCGGCGCTGCTTCGGGATATTCGGCCCTGGCCTCAAAAATCCGGCCCGGTGTGGTCACCATCCTGGTCTACGACTACACAGGACAGCTAAAGTCCGTGGGATCGGGATTTTTCTACAACGACCAGGGGGACATCCTGACCAACAGCCATGTGCTGCTCAAAAACCACAGGGCTGAAATCAAGACCATGTCCGGAAAAAAATATGCCGTGGGCGCCATTATCTCCAGGGACGAAAAAGGGGACATTGTCAAAGCAAAAACCCATGTACCGAAAACCACCCCCTTCCTGAAACCGGCGTCTAAGCCCCCGGTATCCGGGGAAAACATCATGGTGGTGGGCAGCCCCATGGGACTGGAACAGACAGTTTCCGAAGGCATTGTCTCTGCCTGGCGCAAGATCAAAGGGATAGGAAAGGTCATCCAGATCTCCGCCCCCATCTCCCCGGGCTCCTCAGGCGGCCCCGTGCTGAACATGAACGGCGACGTGGTGGGCGTGGCCACCTTTCAATTGGTCCAGGGCCAGAACCTGAACTTTGCCATGCCCATCAAGGATTTTTTTGAAAAAGAAAACCGGCAGTCCAGGCCCAAAACCAAAAAACTGAGCATCCGGAAAAGTAAAACCGGGGTGATCATCATCGAGTAA
- a CDS encoding PilT/PilU family type 4a pilus ATPase, translating into MKRFNNLIQTGVNESFSDIHISGDHKIVCRKNGKIVFLNDRYTCEQIDNLVGKMLRPHEMAMLRSRLSVDFSRTVNHVRIRVNVFNSTRGLSIAVRLLPGRIPNFSDLNLMPELRDYSDLSSGLILVCGATGSGKSSTIAAFLAEINRNRNCHIITLEDPIEYRFKSENSFIQQRELGQHIQSFDQGLQDVLREDPDVIMVGELREPETIRLTLNAVESGHLVIASLHATNSEDALYRMCNSFPPDAQDMVRVQLSSVLSLLLVQKLEFKREFGFRVPVLSVLKGVNAVKSTIRDNRFAQIESILQTGRKDGMYTMEKYEEEYIKTKSRLTPPSISFRPSEEIADAREYRSPLIAAAGVSPALHEEPVYQPRESAGHPAPSPAPRDLEPGQYVIEDTSSVADVISQLEG; encoded by the coding sequence ATGAAACGGTTCAATAATTTAATTCAGACTGGGGTTAACGAATCTTTTTCCGATATTCATATTTCAGGGGACCATAAAATTGTCTGCCGCAAAAACGGGAAAATCGTTTTTTTAAATGATAGATATACCTGCGAGCAGATTGACAACCTGGTGGGCAAAATGCTCAGGCCCCATGAAATGGCGATGCTGCGTTCCCGGCTGTCCGTGGACTTTTCAAGGACGGTGAACCATGTCCGGATCAGGGTGAATGTATTTAATTCCACCCGGGGGTTAAGCATTGCCGTTCGCCTGCTGCCGGGGCGGATTCCCAATTTCAGCGACCTGAACCTCATGCCTGAACTCCGGGATTACAGCGATTTGTCCAGCGGCCTGATCCTGGTCTGCGGGGCCACAGGTTCAGGTAAGTCCTCCACCATTGCGGCTTTTCTGGCGGAAATCAACCGGAACCGCAACTGCCATATCATCACCCTGGAAGATCCCATTGAGTACCGGTTTAAATCAGAGAACTCCTTTATCCAGCAGCGGGAACTGGGCCAGCACATCCAGAGTTTTGACCAGGGGCTGCAGGATGTGCTCCGGGAGGACCCCGATGTCATCATGGTGGGCGAGCTTCGGGAACCTGAAACCATCCGCCTGACCCTGAATGCCGTGGAATCAGGCCATCTGGTCATCGCCTCCCTCCACGCCACCAACTCAGAAGACGCCCTGTACCGGATGTGCAACTCATTTCCCCCCGATGCCCAGGACATGGTCCGGGTCCAGCTCTCTTCGGTACTCTCCCTGCTCCTGGTCCAGAAGCTGGAATTTAAGCGGGAATTCGGATTCCGGGTGCCGGTGCTCTCGGTGCTCAAGGGGGTGAATGCCGTGAAATCCACCATCCGGGACAACCGTTTCGCCCAGATCGAAAGTATTCTTCAGACCGGCCGAAAGGACGGCATGTACACCATGGAAAAATACGAAGAGGAATACATTAAAACCAAATCCAGGCTCACCCCGCCCAGCATCAGCTTCAGGCCGTCCGAAGAAATCGCCGATGCCCGGGAATACAGGTCCCCGCTCATTGCGGCAGCCGGGGTCTCGCCGGCCCTTCATGAGGAACCTGTTTACCAGCCCCGGGAATCGGCCGGACATCCGGCACCTTCCCCGGCCCCCCGTGACCTTGAGCCGGGCCAGTATGTCATTGAAGATACCTCTTCTGTGGCTGATGTTATTTCCCAGCTGGAAGGCTGA
- a CDS encoding CPBP family intramembrane metalloprotease: MTPGRHILFSTAAVLFIEGLAALLPASPHGLHIALARPAQAAALILIFLKTPSGLSPLGLFSPLLYKGIKTGILWSAALGITTLASGALMVFLDRPVVGFFPSGPFSFSLLFTACVSGPLTEELFFRGVVHNWLRRYGRPLATGGSALFFALCHGGPELEFLPLIPFAGGLVFALAFERSESLAAPLIIHMAGNGFLFLGGYLSVIH, translated from the coding sequence TTGACACCGGGACGCCACATTCTCTTTTCCACGGCAGCGGTTCTTTTCATCGAAGGGCTTGCCGCCCTCCTGCCCGCATCCCCCCACGGCCTGCACATCGCCCTGGCCCGGCCGGCCCAGGCAGCCGCCCTGATCCTCATTTTCCTGAAAACGCCGTCGGGGCTTTCACCCCTGGGGCTTTTCTCGCCCCTATTATATAAAGGTATAAAAACTGGAATACTCTGGTCGGCTGCCCTTGGGATTACAACGCTGGCATCAGGTGCTTTGATGGTGTTTTTAGACCGCCCGGTTGTAGGTTTTTTCCCCTCCGGCCCGTTCTCCTTCTCGCTTCTTTTCACAGCATGCGTTTCAGGGCCTTTGACTGAAGAACTTTTTTTCAGAGGGGTGGTTCATAACTGGCTAAGGCGTTACGGTCGTCCCCTTGCAACGGGGGGAAGCGCCCTGTTTTTCGCCCTCTGCCACGGGGGTCCGGAACTGGAATTCCTGCCTCTTATTCCGTTTGCCGGCGGTTTGGTTTTTGCTCTAGCTTTTGAGCGGTCCGAAAGCCTGGCCGCCCCACTTATCATTCACATGGCCGGTAACGGGTTTCTCTTTCTGGGGGGATATCTATCCGTGATCCACTGA
- the rffA gene encoding dTDP-4-amino-4,6-dideoxygalactose transaminase, with protein MTEYIPYNKPFIVGQELYNIAQAVIKHSHLAGDGHYTKRCQSWLERRLDCPAALLTHSCTAALEMAAILVDIQPGDEIIMPSFTFVSTANAFVLRGGVPVFVDIRPDTLNMDETKIEQAITEKTRAIVPVHYAGVPCAMDKIMEIARKHDLIVIEDAAQALLSIHKDRFLGTIGDLGTLSFHETKNIISGEGGALLINNPRYLERAEVIREKGTNRKQFFRGEVDKYTWTDIGSSFLPSDMMAAFLYAQLDQAETIIRKRRDICHMYRRLLSPLEKDRIVRLAHEHPGSGSHNGHIFYIITADVKERTALIRHLKENHIHAVFHYVPLHSSPAGRKYGKTTGSMERTDELSARVLRLPLYFEMEEEDVRRVAESVLGFYGLNGNCVDKTIAAVVN; from the coding sequence ATTCCATACAATAAACCCTTCATCGTTGGTCAGGAACTCTACAACATCGCCCAGGCCGTAATCAAGCATTCTCATCTGGCCGGAGACGGTCACTACACCAAACGCTGCCAGTCTTGGTTGGAAAGGCGGCTGGATTGCCCGGCCGCGCTCTTGACCCATTCCTGTACGGCCGCGCTGGAGATGGCGGCGATTCTTGTGGATATTCAGCCGGGTGATGAGATCATCATGCCCTCTTTTACCTTTGTGTCCACGGCCAATGCCTTTGTGCTGAGGGGCGGGGTGCCCGTGTTTGTGGATATCCGGCCCGATACCCTGAACATGGACGAAACAAAAATAGAACAGGCGATAACGGAGAAAACCCGTGCCATTGTGCCGGTCCATTATGCAGGGGTTCCCTGTGCCATGGATAAGATAATGGAGATTGCCAGGAAACATGATCTTATTGTGATAGAAGATGCCGCCCAGGCCCTGCTGTCCATCCACAAAGATCGGTTTCTGGGCACCATTGGGGATCTGGGCACCCTGAGCTTTCATGAAACCAAGAATATCATCAGCGGTGAGGGCGGGGCGCTTTTGATTAACAATCCGCGCTATCTTGAACGGGCGGAAGTCATCAGGGAAAAAGGGACCAACAGAAAGCAGTTTTTCAGGGGGGAAGTGGATAAGTATACCTGGACAGATATCGGGTCCTCTTTTCTGCCTTCGGATATGATGGCGGCGTTTTTATATGCCCAACTGGACCAGGCGGAAACCATTATCCGGAAACGGCGGGACATCTGCCATATGTACCGCCGCCTGCTCAGCCCCCTGGAAAAAGACAGGATAGTCAGGCTGGCCCATGAGCATCCCGGTTCCGGCAGCCACAACGGCCATATTTTTTATATTATCACCGCAGATGTTAAGGAGCGGACGGCCCTTATCCGCCATTTAAAGGAAAATCATATCCATGCGGTATTTCATTATGTGCCCCTGCATTCATCCCCGGCCGGAAGAAAATACGGCAAAACCACAGGGTCCATGGAGCGGACCGACGAATTGAGCGCCCGTGTGCTGCGCCTGCCCCTGTATTTTGAAATGGAAGAAGAGGATGTCAGGCGGGTGGCGGAATCGGTTCTTGGGTTTTACGGTTTAAATGGCAATTGTGTTGACAAAACCATTGCCGCGGTAGTGAACTAA
- a CDS encoding prolipoprotein diacylglyceryl transferase has product MLRYILGVWIHDPFRVRDLVNNVYWSIIVIAIFTGCCLIYKKLIGLVQDKKRVRIFMVVFFGLALPLGVVSSKAANMFYLPVHYWSVDRFIEEFFNGGQQTFHTSIMIPVVMAACLIRLFRMNFWKVFDIIFLYVPFSHAIARTACLMAGCCHGHRICLDIFGFSACFKNPVPLYESIFNLVLFYFLRRVFSLIYPTGKEPDTSLFERTFGPFFQGLEQRVQGGIIVALYLIGYGIWRFNIEFIRTNPIVELGMTQAQLVMICFGVLALVILFRGRIRPLKDRLREGILKKKENQSLMGFLLSYFFLVLLIVGLFKYRIIDWPFRSYGSFSKIYFNVFLYALFAVMCSGFFFWLRPLNIRISPFFKWRRFSHIFWVGLVISSAYSVYLYHFNTWNLGGMAYWPPIFLFSVLNAYSEESIYRLTLSSVLERLFGSHVAANLGQALLYGGTHYFIGGARFALFAFLYGILLGTVTKENKSIIPAMICHFCIDIGNIGLPLLIVRNSYFG; this is encoded by the coding sequence ATGCTGAGATATATTCTGGGCGTCTGGATCCATGACCCTTTCAGGGTCCGGGATTTGGTCAATAACGTCTATTGGTCAATCATTGTCATTGCCATTTTTACAGGCTGCTGCCTGATTTATAAAAAACTTATCGGCCTGGTTCAAGATAAGAAACGGGTCCGGATTTTTATGGTTGTCTTTTTCGGGCTGGCCCTTCCCCTTGGCGTTGTCAGTTCAAAAGCTGCGAATATGTTTTATTTGCCGGTTCATTATTGGAGTGTTGACCGGTTTATTGAGGAATTTTTCAACGGGGGGCAGCAGACCTTTCACACCAGCATCATGATTCCCGTTGTAATGGCCGCCTGCCTGATCCGGCTTTTCAGAATGAATTTCTGGAAGGTTTTTGATATTATTTTTTTATATGTTCCTTTTTCCCATGCCATTGCCAGGACCGCCTGCCTGATGGCGGGCTGCTGCCACGGCCACCGCATCTGCCTGGATATTTTCGGATTCAGCGCCTGCTTTAAAAATCCTGTCCCGCTTTATGAAAGTATATTTAATCTGGTTTTGTTTTATTTTTTACGCCGGGTTTTCAGCCTGATTTATCCCACCGGAAAAGAACCTGATACTTCGTTGTTTGAGAGGACCTTCGGCCCCTTTTTTCAAGGGCTTGAGCAAAGGGTTCAAGGTGGAATTATTGTGGCCTTGTATCTTATTGGGTATGGGATATGGCGGTTTAACATTGAATTTATAAGAACCAACCCAATTGTGGAGTTGGGTATGACCCAGGCCCAGCTGGTCATGATCTGTTTTGGAGTTCTGGCTCTGGTTATTCTTTTCAGAGGGCGGATAAGGCCCTTAAAAGACAGATTGCGGGAGGGGATTTTAAAGAAAAAAGAAAATCAGTCTCTGATGGGGTTTCTGCTGTCTTATTTTTTTCTGGTCCTTCTCATTGTCGGCCTGTTTAAATACAGGATCATTGACTGGCCCTTTAGAAGTTATGGGTCGTTTTCAAAAATCTATTTCAATGTTTTCCTTTATGCTCTGTTCGCTGTAATGTGTTCCGGGTTCTTTTTCTGGTTGAGGCCCTTGAATATTCGGATTTCTCCCTTTTTTAAATGGAGGCGTTTTTCCCATATCTTCTGGGTGGGGCTGGTCATCTCATCTGCCTATTCAGTATATTTGTACCACTTCAACACTTGGAACCTGGGAGGTATGGCCTATTGGCCCCCGATTTTTCTGTTTAGTGTTCTCAATGCATACAGTGAGGAAAGTATCTACCGGCTTACCTTGTCATCCGTTTTGGAGCGGCTGTTTGGCAGCCATGTGGCAGCTAATTTAGGCCAGGCGCTTTTATACGGAGGCACCCATTATTTTATCGGGGGCGCCCGTTTTGCCCTTTTTGCCTTTCTTTACGGAATTCTTCTGGGAACCGTAACAAAGGAAAATAAAAGCATTATTCCTGCCATGATTTGCCATTTTTGTATTGATATCGGAAATATCGGATTACCCCTGCTTATTGTCCGTAATTCGTATTTTGGTTAA
- a CDS encoding type II secretion system protein, protein MGSFLKNQNGFTIVEIVAVLIILGIITAVAVSRVSFNSPDLAAQAEAIKAHVRYAQTRAMATDLDTANTPTWGIQTNAAGTAYWLYDRNNNRVLLPGAEATTITLASLGLTSMTPFNISFNDWGEPFRNNAILAADLPISINDGSDSEQFTITARTGFIP, encoded by the coding sequence ATGGGTTCCTTTCTAAAAAATCAAAATGGATTCACTATCGTTGAAATTGTCGCTGTTCTTATTATCCTCGGGATTATTACGGCGGTTGCCGTTTCCAGGGTGTCTTTCAACAGTCCGGACCTGGCCGCCCAGGCCGAAGCAATAAAAGCCCATGTCCGGTATGCCCAGACCCGGGCCATGGCCACGGACCTGGATACGGCGAATACGCCGACCTGGGGAATCCAAACCAATGCGGCGGGAACAGCCTACTGGCTTTATGACAGGAATAACAATAGGGTTCTTCTGCCCGGTGCAGAGGCGACAACCATTACCCTGGCCAGCCTCGGGCTGACATCCATGACGCCTTTTAACATATCTTTCAATGACTGGGGGGAGCCATTCCGTAATAATGCGATTCTGGCGGCAGACCTTCCCATATCAATAAATGACGGAAGTGATAGTGAACAATTTACCATCACAGCAAGAACAGGATTCATACCATGA